In Synechococcus sp. HK05, one DNA window encodes the following:
- a CDS encoding cation:proton antiporter — protein sequence MPEIGAHQLEVAETLIGVGRFLVIFVAARLLAELLVRWQLPTILGELVAGVIIGASGLHLIVPPETQAAVSQGLLQLVGSLADVPPDVVTHLYAETFPSLQTVATLGLFALLFLTGLESDLDELVAVGTQATTVAVAGVVLPFALGTAGLMGLFHVEVIPAVFAGASMTATSIGITASVFGELKMLRSREGQIVIGAAVLDDILGIVILAVVVSLAGGGSLEVGPILKLVAAAVVFVVAAIGLSRTAAPGFDWVIDRLKAPGDVVVASFVVLTLCCFAATAIGLEAALGAFAAGLILSKSNHSHAIEAAVKPVVALFATIFFVLIGTGMDLSVLNPLDPANRPGLVVAAFLLVVAIAGKVVAGWCFLSNQPTQRLVVGLGMMPRGEVGLIFLGLGTQAKLLSPALEAAILLMVIGTTFLAPVLLRLVLAGKSDGPDLDPLAEIPT from the coding sequence ATGCCGGAGATCGGAGCGCACCAGCTCGAGGTGGCTGAAACCCTGATCGGGGTTGGCCGCTTCCTGGTGATTTTTGTGGCCGCCAGGTTGCTGGCTGAGCTGCTCGTGCGCTGGCAGCTGCCCACGATCCTTGGGGAGCTGGTCGCTGGTGTGATCATTGGTGCCTCCGGCCTGCATCTGATCGTTCCGCCGGAAACCCAGGCCGCTGTGAGCCAGGGCCTGTTGCAGCTGGTGGGCTCGCTGGCGGATGTGCCGCCGGATGTGGTCACGCACCTCTACGCCGAAACCTTCCCCTCGCTGCAGACCGTGGCCACCCTCGGACTGTTTGCGCTGCTCTTCCTCACAGGGCTTGAGAGTGATCTCGATGAGCTGGTGGCGGTGGGTACCCAGGCCACCACGGTGGCTGTGGCAGGGGTGGTGCTGCCCTTCGCCCTGGGCACCGCTGGCCTGATGGGCCTGTTTCACGTGGAGGTGATCCCGGCGGTGTTTGCCGGGGCCTCGATGACGGCCACGAGCATCGGCATCACCGCCAGCGTGTTTGGCGAGCTGAAGATGCTGCGCTCGCGCGAGGGCCAAATTGTGATTGGCGCCGCCGTGCTCGACGACATCCTCGGCATCGTGATCCTCGCGGTGGTGGTGAGCCTCGCCGGTGGCGGCAGCCTGGAGGTCGGCCCGATCCTCAAGCTGGTGGCCGCCGCGGTGGTGTTTGTGGTGGCGGCCATCGGCCTGAGTCGCACTGCGGCGCCTGGCTTCGATTGGGTGATTGATCGGCTCAAGGCCCCCGGTGATGTGGTGGTTGCCTCCTTCGTGGTGCTCACCCTCTGCTGCTTCGCCGCCACCGCCATCGGTCTTGAGGCGGCGCTGGGCGCGTTTGCGGCCGGCTTGATCCTGAGCAAGTCGAACCACAGCCACGCGATCGAAGCCGCGGTGAAGCCTGTGGTGGCGCTGTTCGCCACGATTTTCTTTGTGTTGATCGGCACCGGCATGGATCTCTCGGTGCTCAACCCCCTCGATCCCGCCAACCGCCCAGGCTTGGTGGTGGCCGCCTTCCTGCTGGTGGTGGCCATCGCCGGCAAGGTGGTGGCGGGCTGGTGCTTCCTCTCCAACCAACCCACCCAGCGCCTGGTGGTGGGCTTAGGGATGATGCCCCGCGGCGAAGTGGGCTTGATCTTCCTGGGCCTTGGCACCCAGGCGAAGCTGCTCAGCCCTGCTCTTGAGGCCGCCATTTTGTTGATGGTGATCGGCACCACCTTCCTGGCGCCGGTGCTGCTCAGACTGGTGTTGGCTGGCAAGAGCGATGGACCCGACCTCGACCCCCTCGCCGAAATCCCCACTTAA
- a CDS encoding phosphoketolase translates to MTLSPANTAAAISNEQLERIDAWWRAANYLAVGMIYLQDNPLLSEPLRPEHIKNRLLGHWGSSPGQAFIWAHANRLIREHNLDMIYLSGPGHGAPGVLGPTYLDGSYSEIYPDKSQDATGLQRFFKQFSFPGHIGSHCTPETPGSIHEGGELGYVLSHACGAVFDNPDLIALACVGDGEAETGPLATSWHINKFLNPISDGAVLPVLHLNGYKIANPTLLARIPREELASLLRGYGWEPLFVEGSEPMAMHAAMASAMDHAIGRIQAIQTEARRSGEAQRPHWPMLVLRSPKGWTGPAALGDKKLEGFWRAHQVPLPNPRHDSAQLQQLEGWLKSYRPWELFDEEGRLKPELQALSPQGNRRMGSNPHANGGLLRRKLQLPAIANYAVAVPKPGSVQHENTAVLGELLRDAIGLNPDSLRVFGPDETASNRLQAIYEQSKKVWMEDFLPEDLNGSELSRSGRVVEMLSEHTLVGMMEGYLLTGRYGFFHTYEAFAHVIASMFNQHAKWLESCLHHAPWRAPIAPWTCLISSTVWRQDHNGFTHQDPGFIDLAGNKSGDVVRVYLPADANALLAVAEEALVEPNVCNIIVSDKQKHLQYLTLEQARAHVAKGIGLWSWASNDHNGHEPDEPDVVMACAGDIPTKETLAAVQILRREIPSLKVRVLNVVKLFALTQPSEHPHGLSDRDFDTLFTTDRPVIFNFHGYPWLIHRLTYRRTNHGNFHVRGYKEKGNINTPLELAMNNQIDRFNLVIDVIDRVPGLGSRAAHVKEQMKEAILANRRYAHEHGMDAPAITDWQWTATDRNCQEAN, encoded by the coding sequence ATGACCCTGAGCCCAGCCAACACAGCGGCTGCCATCTCCAACGAGCAGCTTGAGCGGATCGATGCCTGGTGGCGCGCCGCCAACTATCTGGCGGTGGGGATGATCTACCTCCAGGACAACCCGCTGCTCAGCGAGCCGCTGCGGCCCGAACACATCAAGAACCGCCTTCTGGGCCACTGGGGCTCAAGCCCGGGCCAGGCCTTCATCTGGGCCCACGCCAACCGGCTGATCCGCGAGCACAACCTCGACATGATCTATTTGTCGGGGCCAGGGCACGGGGCACCGGGGGTGCTCGGACCCACCTATCTCGATGGCTCCTACTCGGAGATCTACCCCGACAAATCGCAGGATGCGACTGGGCTCCAGCGGTTTTTCAAGCAGTTTTCCTTCCCCGGCCACATCGGCAGCCACTGCACCCCGGAAACCCCCGGCTCCATCCATGAGGGAGGCGAACTGGGTTACGTGCTCTCGCACGCCTGCGGCGCCGTGTTCGACAACCCCGATCTGATCGCCCTGGCCTGCGTGGGCGATGGCGAAGCGGAAACCGGCCCGCTGGCCACCAGCTGGCACATCAACAAGTTCCTCAACCCGATCAGCGATGGCGCCGTGCTGCCGGTGCTGCACCTGAACGGCTACAAGATCGCCAACCCCACCCTGCTGGCGCGGATCCCGCGGGAGGAGCTGGCCAGTTTGCTGCGGGGCTACGGCTGGGAGCCCCTGTTTGTGGAGGGGAGTGAGCCGATGGCGATGCACGCCGCCATGGCCTCCGCCATGGACCACGCCATCGGCCGCATCCAAGCCATTCAGACCGAAGCACGCCGCAGCGGCGAAGCCCAACGGCCCCACTGGCCGATGCTCGTGTTGCGCTCCCCCAAAGGCTGGACCGGTCCTGCCGCCCTGGGCGACAAGAAGCTGGAGGGGTTCTGGCGGGCCCACCAGGTGCCCCTGCCCAACCCCCGCCACGACAGCGCCCAGCTGCAGCAGCTGGAGGGCTGGCTGAAGAGCTACCGGCCCTGGGAGCTGTTCGATGAAGAGGGCAGGCTCAAGCCCGAGCTCCAGGCCCTCTCACCGCAGGGCAACCGCCGGATGGGCTCCAATCCCCATGCCAATGGCGGTCTGTTGCGGCGCAAGCTGCAGCTGCCTGCCATCGCCAACTACGCCGTGGCGGTGCCCAAGCCGGGCAGCGTGCAGCACGAGAACACGGCGGTGCTCGGCGAACTCCTGCGGGATGCGATTGGCCTGAACCCCGATTCACTGCGGGTGTTCGGCCCGGATGAAACCGCCTCCAACCGCCTGCAGGCGATCTACGAGCAAAGCAAAAAGGTGTGGATGGAGGACTTCCTGCCGGAAGACCTCAACGGCAGCGAGCTCTCCCGCAGCGGCCGCGTGGTGGAAATGCTCAGCGAGCACACACTGGTGGGAATGATGGAGGGTTATCTGCTCACCGGCCGTTACGGCTTCTTCCACACCTACGAGGCCTTCGCCCATGTGATCGCCTCGATGTTCAACCAGCACGCCAAGTGGTTGGAGAGCTGCCTGCATCACGCCCCCTGGCGCGCGCCGATCGCCCCCTGGACGTGTCTGATCTCCTCCACCGTGTGGCGGCAAGACCACAACGGCTTCACCCACCAGGATCCCGGCTTCATCGATCTGGCGGGCAACAAGAGCGGCGATGTGGTGCGGGTCTACCTCCCCGCCGATGCAAATGCACTGCTGGCGGTGGCTGAAGAGGCGCTGGTGGAGCCAAATGTGTGCAACATCATCGTGAGCGATAAGCAGAAGCACCTGCAGTACCTCACCCTGGAGCAGGCCCGTGCCCATGTGGCCAAGGGGATCGGCCTGTGGAGCTGGGCAAGCAACGACCACAACGGCCATGAGCCCGATGAACCCGATGTGGTGATGGCCTGCGCCGGAGACATCCCCACCAAGGAAACGTTGGCGGCGGTGCAAATCCTGCGACGCGAGATCCCAAGCCTGAAGGTGCGCGTGCTGAATGTGGTGAAACTCTTCGCCCTCACCCAGCCCAGCGAGCACCCCCACGGCCTCAGTGATCGTGATTTCGACACACTGTTCACCACCGACCGACCGGTGATCTTCAACTTCCACGGTTACCCGTGGCTGATCCACCGCCTCACCTACCGCCGCACCAACCACGGCAACTTCCACGTGCGCGGATACAAGGAGAAGGGCAACATCAACACCCCGCTCGAGCTGGCGATGAACAACCAGATCGACCGCTTCAATCTGGTGATCGATGTGATTGACCGTGTACCGGGGTTAGGGTCACGCGCCGCCCATGTGAAAGAGCAGATGAAGGAGGCGATCCTCGCCAATCGGCGCTATGCCCATGAGCACGGCATGGATGCCCCCGCCATCACTGATTGGCAATGGACCGCCACCGATCGCAACTGCCAGGAGGCCAACTGA
- a CDS encoding glycogen/starch/alpha-glucan phosphorylase produces the protein MHEPQPRHLQLPTPGCYADPDRSGLSADDVFDGMAEHLFYTLGKLAPTASRHDLYLALSHAVRDRLMTRYLAGIEAINATPTRVVAYLSAEFLIGPQLGNNLLMLGIQEAAEEALRRFGIERLDEILEVEEEPGLGNGGLGRLAACFMESLASLEIPATGYGIRYEFGIFDQLIRDGWQVEITDKWLKGGWPWEIPHPDQACFVGFGGRTESYRDERGNYRVRWIPEEHAIGVPHDVPVLGYRVNTCDRLRLWRADASESFDFYAFNIGDYYGAVEEKVGSETLSKVLYPNDGTDEGRRLRLKQQHFFVSCSLQDMLRNLDQRGIPVHEFPDHWAVQLNDTHPAIAVAELMRLLIDDKHLEWDQAWDITSRSLAYTNHTLLPEALEKWGLPLFGSLLPRHLELIYEINRRFLQTVRLKYPGNEALLRKVSIIDEEGSKAVRMANLATVASHHVNGVAALHSELVRTKLLPEFAALWPEKFTNVTNGVTPRRWVALANPALRQLLAETIGEGWVADLDQLRQLEQYQNDSSFLERWEQTKLASKRHLASYIHRQSGLLVDPASLFDVQVKRIHEYKRQHLNALQVIAHYLRIKNGQAEGMAPRTVIFGGKAAPGYYMAKLIIRFLNGIAETVNADPDMDGRLRVVFLPDYNVKLGERVYPASDLSEQISTAGLEASGTGNMKFAMNGALTIGTLDGANVEIREQVGADNFFLFGMTETEVTALHTEGYRPWELIAQQPELREVLKLVEQGHFSNGDGDLFRPLLENLTGRDPFFVLADFADYLRVQQQVSQAWADRNAWNRMSLLNSARTGFFSSDRSIRDYAERIWKAESFPVTITCNLDE, from the coding sequence ATGCACGAGCCCCAACCCCGCCACCTGCAGCTGCCCACCCCGGGTTGCTACGCCGACCCCGACCGCAGCGGCCTCAGCGCCGATGACGTGTTCGACGGCATGGCCGAACACCTCTTCTACACCCTCGGAAAGCTCGCCCCCACCGCCAGTCGCCACGACCTCTACCTGGCCCTGAGCCACGCCGTGCGCGACCGGCTGATGACCCGCTATCTGGCGGGCATCGAAGCGATCAACGCCACCCCCACCCGCGTGGTGGCCTACCTCTCGGCCGAATTCCTGATTGGCCCGCAGCTGGGCAACAACCTGCTGATGCTCGGCATCCAGGAGGCAGCCGAAGAAGCCCTGCGGCGCTTCGGCATCGAACGGCTCGACGAAATCCTCGAAGTGGAAGAGGAGCCCGGCCTGGGCAATGGCGGCCTCGGGCGCCTGGCGGCCTGCTTCATGGAATCGCTGGCCAGCCTCGAGATCCCGGCCACCGGCTACGGCATCCGCTACGAGTTCGGGATCTTCGATCAGCTGATCCGCGATGGCTGGCAGGTGGAGATCACCGATAAATGGCTCAAGGGGGGGTGGCCCTGGGAAATCCCCCACCCGGATCAGGCCTGTTTCGTGGGCTTCGGCGGCCGCACCGAGAGCTACCGCGATGAACGCGGCAACTACCGCGTGCGCTGGATCCCGGAGGAACATGCCATCGGTGTGCCCCACGACGTGCCGGTGCTCGGCTACCGCGTGAACACCTGCGACCGGCTGCGGCTCTGGCGGGCCGATGCCAGCGAGAGCTTCGATTTCTATGCCTTCAACATCGGCGACTACTACGGCGCCGTGGAAGAGAAGGTGGGCAGCGAGACCCTCTCCAAGGTGCTCTATCCCAACGACGGCACCGATGAGGGCCGCCGCCTGCGCCTGAAGCAGCAGCACTTCTTCGTGAGCTGCTCCCTGCAAGACATGCTGCGCAACCTCGACCAGCGGGGCATCCCCGTGCACGAGTTCCCCGATCACTGGGCGGTGCAGCTCAACGACACCCACCCGGCGATCGCGGTGGCCGAACTGATGCGGCTGCTGATCGACGACAAGCACCTGGAGTGGGATCAGGCCTGGGACATCACCAGCCGCTCACTCGCTTACACCAACCACACCCTGTTGCCGGAAGCCCTGGAGAAATGGGGCCTGCCGTTGTTCGGCTCGTTGCTGCCCCGCCACCTGGAGCTGATCTACGAGATCAACCGCCGCTTCCTGCAAACCGTGCGCCTGAAGTATCCGGGCAACGAAGCACTGCTGCGCAAGGTGTCGATCATTGATGAGGAGGGCAGCAAGGCCGTGCGAATGGCCAACCTGGCCACGGTGGCCTCCCACCACGTGAACGGCGTGGCGGCCCTGCACAGCGAACTGGTGCGCACCAAGCTGCTGCCGGAATTCGCGGCGCTCTGGCCCGAGAAATTCACCAATGTGACCAATGGCGTCACCCCCCGCCGTTGGGTAGCCCTGGCGAATCCAGCCCTGCGCCAGCTGCTGGCCGAAACCATCGGCGAGGGCTGGGTTGCCGATCTCGATCAACTGCGCCAGCTGGAGCAATACCAGAACGACAGCAGCTTCCTGGAGCGCTGGGAGCAGACCAAGCTCGCCAGCAAACGCCACCTGGCCAGCTACATCCACCGCCAGAGTGGCCTGCTGGTGGATCCCGCCTCACTGTTTGATGTGCAGGTGAAGCGCATCCACGAATACAAGCGTCAACACCTCAACGCCCTGCAGGTGATCGCCCACTACCTGCGCATCAAAAACGGCCAGGCCGAAGGCATGGCGCCGCGCACGGTGATCTTCGGCGGCAAGGCAGCGCCGGGTTACTACATGGCGAAGCTGATCATCCGCTTCCTCAACGGCATCGCCGAAACGGTGAACGCCGATCCCGACATGGATGGGCGCCTGCGGGTGGTGTTCCTGCCGGATTACAACGTGAAGCTGGGGGAACGGGTGTATCCGGCCTCCGATCTCTCCGAGCAGATCTCCACCGCCGGCCTGGAGGCCTCCGGCACCGGCAACATGAAATTCGCCATGAATGGCGCCCTCACGATCGGCACACTCGATGGCGCCAATGTGGAGATCCGCGAGCAGGTGGGCGCCGACAACTTCTTCCTGTTTGGCATGACCGAAACGGAAGTGACCGCTCTTCACACCGAGGGCTATCGCCCCTGGGAGCTGATCGCCCAACAACCCGAGCTGCGCGAAGTGCTCAAGCTGGTGGAGCAGGGCCACTTCAGCAACGGCGATGGTGATCTATTCCGGCCACTGCTGGAAAACCTCACCGGCCGCGATCCCTTCTTCGTGCTGGCGGATTTTGCGGATTATCTGCGGGTGCAGCAGCAGGTGAGCCAGGCCTGGGCCGATCGCAACGCCTGGAACCGCATGTCGCTACTGAACAGCGCCCGCACCGGCTTCTTCTCCTCAGATCGCTCGATCCGCGACTACGCCGAGCGGATCTGGAAGGCGGAAAGCTTCCCGGTAACGATCACCTGCAACCTCGACGAGTAG
- a CDS encoding acetate/propionate family kinase, which yields MLLVLNVGSSSLKAAVLTATAASACEHWRAEADRQGPLAEQLSQWLAPQLEPWRPQLQAAGHRVVHGGEAFTATTRVTPAVLEQLDAISALAPLHNPPALEAIRWLQAWQPQLPQWACFDTAFHASLPPEASTYAIPTAWRQQGCRRYGFHGLNHQHVAEAVACPRLISAHLGAGCSLAAVRDGRSIDTTMGFTPLEGLVMASRSGSVDPGLLLHLQRQGLSLEDLDQGLNRQSGLLGLSELSGDWRQLRSAAGAGHHGARLALAVFLHRLRREIGAMAASLGGVDQIALSGGIGAHDDQLLEELKATLSWLGPVGWLRVPADEEGMIARLISRADPVFGAGGG from the coding sequence ATGCTGCTGGTGCTCAATGTGGGCAGCTCCAGCCTCAAGGCCGCCGTGCTCACCGCCACGGCGGCCAGCGCCTGCGAACACTGGCGCGCCGAAGCGGATCGGCAGGGCCCACTGGCGGAGCAACTCAGCCAGTGGCTGGCGCCCCAGCTGGAACCCTGGCGGCCCCAGCTCCAGGCAGCCGGCCATCGGGTGGTGCATGGCGGTGAGGCGTTCACCGCCACCACCCGGGTGACGCCCGCGGTGTTGGAGCAGCTGGATGCGATCTCGGCCCTTGCCCCACTGCACAATCCGCCGGCCCTGGAGGCGATCCGCTGGCTGCAGGCCTGGCAGCCACAACTCCCCCAGTGGGCCTGTTTCGACACGGCCTTCCACGCCAGCCTGCCCCCAGAAGCCAGCACCTACGCCATCCCCACCGCCTGGCGGCAACAGGGCTGCCGCCGCTATGGCTTCCATGGCCTCAATCACCAGCATGTGGCCGAGGCCGTGGCCTGCCCACGATTGATCAGCGCCCATCTCGGGGCGGGCTGCTCCCTGGCCGCCGTGCGCGATGGCCGCAGCATCGACACCACCATGGGCTTCACCCCGCTGGAGGGGCTGGTGATGGCCAGCCGCAGCGGCAGTGTCGACCCTGGCTTGCTGCTGCATCTGCAACGCCAGGGCCTGAGCCTGGAGGACCTGGATCAAGGGCTGAATCGCCAGAGCGGCCTGCTGGGGCTATCGGAGCTGAGCGGTGATTGGCGCCAGCTGCGCTCAGCCGCAGGGGCGGGTCATCACGGCGCTCGGCTCGCACTCGCGGTGTTCCTGCACCGGTTGCGGCGCGAGATCGGAGCGATGGCCGCCAGCCTGGGGGGCGTGGATCAGATCGCCCTGAGCGGCGGCATCGGCGCCCACGACGATCAACTCCTCGAAGAGCTCAAAGCCACCCTGAGCTGGCTGGGTCCCGTGGGCTGGCTGCGCGTACCCGCCGATGAAGAGGGCATGATCGCCCGACTGATCAGCCGGGCAGATCCGGTGTTTGGTGCAGGAGGCGGTTGA
- a CDS encoding DUF2079 domain-containing protein, whose translation MPMPSSVHPSRRPFVILSVLYTAVLFSSTAWQHYLLGSQVWDLGIFEQFNWLIANGGLNQISSLRNITPLQDHFSLLLLPIALVYKLSPNAYTLLGLQSLAIGCMPALAADLCLRKGVNRGLTWALALAIVLSPYGFLVNRGDFHSDVLTLPLMLVAIREADQPRRWLYYPCLLLTLFAKNAQALFGIGLGLYALAKGQRNRAAITLALSLGWWFLATEMSSAGGDHVGIRLAYLGDSKLEILTTLLTRPWVVLHESSPDSILLYSLGLTLPFLALLGRASWRALLGCSPIYLTNIISASSIQRELNHHYSIGILAFLIGACIDALAQSNQASLLRRKRVLFATMLLGVAAFLGYGRVSYFSSRYLPRLQEARDFQQAKQQIGPNDSVLTIANYAAHMAGRSRIEQIEKPGYGAVSQYDWIVLPAPEIPINIGGKLRPVRRSKIGGTVAQIRRQAEAAGMNCRAANPSIVLCSKG comes from the coding sequence ATGCCGATGCCTTCCTCGGTGCACCCATCTAGGCGGCCGTTTGTCATCCTTTCGGTTCTCTACACCGCGGTGCTGTTCAGCTCCACCGCCTGGCAGCACTACCTCCTGGGGTCCCAGGTGTGGGATCTAGGAATCTTCGAGCAGTTCAACTGGCTGATCGCCAACGGTGGCCTTAACCAGATCAGCAGCCTGCGCAACATCACCCCCCTGCAGGACCACTTCTCCCTGCTGCTGCTCCCGATCGCGCTGGTCTACAAGCTCTCGCCCAACGCCTACACGCTGCTGGGGCTGCAATCGCTCGCCATTGGCTGCATGCCCGCATTGGCGGCAGATCTCTGCCTGCGCAAAGGGGTGAATCGGGGCCTCACCTGGGCCCTGGCGCTCGCCATCGTGCTCTCCCCCTACGGCTTCCTGGTGAATCGCGGTGACTTCCACTCCGATGTGCTCACCCTGCCGCTGATGCTGGTGGCGATCCGCGAGGCAGATCAACCCAGGCGCTGGCTCTACTACCCCTGCCTGCTGCTCACCCTGTTCGCTAAGAACGCCCAGGCGCTGTTCGGCATCGGGCTCGGTCTCTACGCCCTCGCCAAAGGACAACGCAACCGAGCCGCCATTACCCTGGCGCTCTCGCTGGGGTGGTGGTTCCTGGCCACGGAGATGTCATCAGCGGGTGGCGATCACGTGGGCATCCGCCTGGCCTATCTAGGCGACAGCAAGCTGGAGATCCTCACCACCCTGCTCACCAGGCCCTGGGTGGTGTTGCACGAGTCTTCACCGGATTCGATCCTGCTCTACAGCCTCGGGCTGACACTGCCTTTCCTGGCGCTGCTGGGGCGCGCTTCCTGGAGGGCACTGTTGGGGTGTTCGCCGATCTATCTCACCAACATCATTTCGGCCTCAAGCATCCAGCGGGAACTCAACCACCACTACTCAATTGGCATCCTTGCCTTTCTGATCGGCGCCTGCATCGATGCCCTGGCCCAGAGCAACCAGGCGTCGCTGCTGCGTAGAAAACGCGTGCTGTTCGCCACCATGCTGTTGGGTGTCGCCGCCTTCCTGGGCTATGGCCGTGTGTCGTATTTCAGCAGCCGCTACCTGCCGCGTTTGCAGGAGGCACGCGATTTCCAACAGGCCAAACAGCAGATCGGGCCCAACGACTCCGTGCTCACCATCGCCAACTACGCCGCCCACATGGCGGGCCGCTCCCGCATCGAGCAAATAGAGAAACCCGGCTACGGCGCCGTCAGCCAGTACGACTGGATCGTGCTGCCCGCTCCAGAGATCCCGATCAACATCGGCGGCAAGCTGCGGCCGGTACGGCGATCCAAAATCGGGGGAACCGTGGCTCAGATCCGCCGCCAAGCAGAAGCCGCTGGCATGAACTGCCGAGCTGCCAATCCGTCGATCGTGCTCTGCTCCAAGGGCTGA
- the rnc gene encoding ribonuclease III — MPHALPEARVCQLQQLLTRLGLEADAAPFQHADGAGLAALDEALTHTSAGLARNHEQLEFLGDAVLRLAASEYIERHHAALAVGERSALRSHLVSDRWLAEVGQSAGISEALRIGSKAGGDTTAAATLRAEATEALIGALYKACGSLEPIHRWLTPIWERTSQAVLSDPHRGNSKSALQEWSQAKGLGLPRYHTEERSQSHGDPERFQCRVNLDGWVSAEGRGRSRREAEQQAARAALQALKPARGS; from the coding sequence ATGCCCCACGCCCTCCCCGAAGCCCGCGTCTGCCAGTTGCAGCAGCTGCTCACGCGTTTGGGGCTCGAAGCCGATGCCGCCCCCTTCCAGCACGCCGATGGAGCGGGCCTAGCAGCCCTGGATGAAGCGTTAACGCACACCTCAGCGGGCCTGGCACGCAACCACGAACAGCTGGAATTCCTGGGGGATGCAGTGCTGCGCCTGGCCGCCAGCGAATACATCGAACGCCACCACGCCGCTCTGGCGGTGGGGGAGCGCTCGGCGCTGCGCTCCCATCTGGTGAGTGATCGCTGGCTGGCAGAGGTGGGGCAGAGCGCTGGCATCAGCGAGGCTCTGCGCATCGGCAGCAAGGCCGGCGGTGACACCACCGCAGCAGCCACCTTGCGAGCCGAGGCCACCGAAGCGCTGATTGGCGCGCTGTACAAGGCCTGCGGTTCCCTGGAGCCAATTCACCGCTGGCTTACACCCATCTGGGAGCGCACCAGCCAGGCGGTGCTGAGCGATCCCCATCGAGGCAACAGCAAATCAGCCCTCCAGGAGTGGAGCCAGGCCAAGGGCCTGGGGTTGCCGAGATACCACACGGAAGAGCGCAGCCAAAGCCATGGTGATCCAGAACGCTTCCAATGCCGCGTGAACCTTGATGGCTGGGTGTCAGCGGAAGGAAGGGGTCGGTCGAGGCGAGAGGCCGAG